Proteins encoded within one genomic window of Xiphophorus maculatus strain JP 163 A chromosome 11, X_maculatus-5.0-male, whole genome shotgun sequence:
- the LOC111610113 gene encoding matrix metalloproteinase-18-like, producing MKTFMLSFLLSLSAAVFCMPVSQPTRQDEKFAENYLKRFFNLTEERGPTFRSGISSVSKKLMEMQKFFGLQITGNLDADTLAMMKKPRCGVLEKPLGLVSTAENNLKWDKNDLTYRIENYTPDMSAAEVDESIEKALQVWAKVTPLRFTRIYRGIADIMISFSHGAHGDNSPFYGTGGYLAHAFPPSSGIGGDVHFNDDETFTFRSTEDYVLFLVAAHEFGHSLGLSHSNDPGALMAPVYSYRNPDTFILPQDDVRGIQSLYGKNEDPIPPGPTAPPTPDACDSSLVLDAVATLRGEMLFFKNGFFWRIYPQSYTSQQTLIANFWPNAPDSVDAAYESHQSDRVFYFKGRQVWAFSGYDLVHGYPISISSFGLPKKVKKVDAALNDPETGKTLFFIGSNYYSYDETTKAMDSGFPKRVDKTFSGMTRKVTAALQHRGYTYLYSGPYMYEFSSRTGQMLRLLRNSYFLPCNNY from the exons ATGAAGACGTTCATGCTGAGTTTTCTCCTGAGCCTTTCGGCTGCAGTGTTCTGCATGCCGGTGTCGCAGCCCACACGGCAGGATGAGAAGTTTGCAGAG AACTATCTGAAGAGATTTTTCAACCTGACAGAGGAAAGAGGTCCAACGTTCAGAAGTGGCATCAGCTCAGTGTCTAAGAAGCTGATGGAGATGCAAAAATTCTTTGGCCTTCAGATCACAGGGAACCTGGATGCTGACACCTTGGCCATGATGAAGAAGCCACGCTGCGGCGTTTTAGAAAAACCTCTTGGTCTGGTCTCCACTGctgaaaacaatctgaaatgGGACAAGAATGACCTCACATACAG GATAGAGAACTACACACCAGACATGTCTGCAGCAGAGGTAGATGAATCCATTGAGAAAGCTCTTCAGGTTTGGGCCAAAGTTACTCCCCTCAGATTCACAAGGATTTACAGAGGCATAGCAGACATCATGATCTCTTTTAGTCATGGTG CACATGGTGACAATAGTCCTTTTTATGGTACTGGCGGTTATCTCGCTCACGCCTTTCCTCCTTCGTCCGGCATCGGAGGAGATGTACACTTTAACGATGATGAAACCTTCACCTTCCGCTCCACCGAAG ACTACGTCCTCTTCCTGGTTGCAGCCCATGAGTTCGGACACTCTCTGGGTTTGTCCCACTCTAACGACCCTGGTGCTCTCATGGCCCCTGTGTACTCGTACCGAAACCCAGACACGTTTATTCTGCCACAAGATGATGTCAGAGGCATCCAGTCGCTTTATG GCAAAAACGAGGATCCAATTCCTCCTGGACCAACTGCTCCCCCCACTCCTGATGCCTGTGATTCCTCCCTGGTCTTGGATGCTGTTGCCACACTACGAGGAGAGATGCTGTTCTTCAAGAACGG CTTCTTCTGGCGTATCTACCCCCAGAGTTACACCTCTCAGCAAACTCTCATAGCAAACTTCTGGCCCAACGCCCCTGACAGTGTTGATGCTGCTTATGAGAGTCATCAGTCAGACAGAGTCTTTTACTTTAAAG GTCGTCAAGTTTGGGCTTTCAGTGGCTATGATTTGGTACATGGTTATCCCATATCGATTTCCAGCTTTGGTTTGCCCAAGAAAGTCAAGAAAGTCGATGCAGCCCTCAATGACCCAGAGACTGGCAAGACTCTCTTCTTCATTGGCAGCAATTACTACAG CTATGATGAGACTACAAAGGCGATGGACTCAGGATTCCCAAAGCGAGTTGATAAAACCTTCTCTGGAATGACCAGGAAGGTGACAGCAGCTTTACAGCACAGAG GTTACACCTACCTCTACAGTGGTCCCTACATGTACGAGTTCAGCTCAAGGACGGGGCAGATGCTGCGTCTGCTGAGAAACAGCTACTTCCTGCCCTGCAACAACTACTAG
- the LOC102233475 gene encoding collagenase 3-like, which produces MKTFMLSFLLSLSAAVFCMPVSQPTQQDEQFAENYLKRFFNLTEERGPTFRSGISSVSKKLMEMQKFFGLQITGNLDADTLAMMKKPRCGVPDIEVSRFSTFGNNLKWDKNDLTYRIENYTPDMSAAEVDESIEKALQVWAKVTPLRFTRIYSGIADIMISFGRGEHGDFYPFDGPDGTLAHAFAPSSGIGGDAHFDEDETFTFRTNKGYVLFLVAAHEFGHSLGLSHSNDPGALMAPVYSYKNPDTFVLPQDDVRGIQSLYGKNEDPIPPGPTAPPTPDACDSSLVLDAVATLRGEMLFFKNGFFWRIHPQSNSPEQTLIANFWPNAPDSVDAAYESQQSDRVFLFKGRQVWAFSGYDLVRDYPKSISSFGLPKDIKKVDAALNDPETGKTLFFVDSNYYSYDETTKAMDSGFPKQVDETFSGMTRKVTAALQHRGYTYLYSGPYMHEFSSRTGQMLRLLRNSYFLPCNNY; this is translated from the exons ATGAAGACGTTCATGCTGAGTTTTCTCCTGAGCCTTTCGGCTGCAGTGTTCTGCATGCCGGTGTCGCAGCCCACACAGCAGGATGAGCAGTTTGCAGAG AACTACCTGAAGAGATTTTTCAACCTGACAGAGGAAAGAGGTCCAACGTTCAGAAGTGGCATCAGCTCAGTGTCTAAGAAGCTGATGGAGATGCAAAAATTCTTTGGCCTTCAGATCACAGGGAACCTGGATGCTGACACCTTGGCCATGATGAAGAAGCCACGCTGTGGTGTCCCAGACATAGAAGTTTCTCGGTTCTCCACTTTTGGAAACAATCTGAAATGGGACAAGAATGACCTCACATACAG AATAGAGAACTACACACCAGACATGTCTGCAGCAGAGGTAGATGAATCCATTGAGAAAGCTCTTCAGGTTTGGGCCAAAGTTACTCCCCTCAGATTCACAAGGATTTACAGTGGCATAGCAGACATCATGATCTCCTTTGGTCGTGGTG AACATGGTGATTTTTACCCCTTTGACGGCCCTGACGGTACTCTTGCCCATGCTTTTGCTCCTTCTTCTGGTATCGGAGGAGACGCCCATTTTGATGAAGATGAGACCTTCACCTTCCGCACTAACAAag GCTACGTCCTCTTCCTGGTTGCAGCCCATGAGTTCGGACACTCTCTGGGTTTGTCCCACTCTAACGACCCTGGTGCTCTCATGGCCCCTGTGTACTCGTACAAAAACCCAGACACGTTTGTTCTGCCACAAGATGATGTCAGAGGCATCCAGTCGCTTTATG GCAAAAACGAGGATCCAATTCCTCCTGGACCAACTGCTCCCCCCACTCCTGATGCCTGTGATTCCTCCCTGGTCTTGGATGCTGTTGCCACACTACGAGGAGAGATGCTGTTCTTCAAGAACGG ATTCTTCTGGCGTATCCATCCCCAGAGTAACAGCCCTGAGCAAACTCTCATAGCAAACTTCTGGCCCAACGCCCCTGACAGTGTTGATGCTGCTTACGAGAGTCAGCAGTCAGACAGAGTCTTTCTCTTTAAAG GTCGTCAAGTTTGGGCGTTCAGTGGCTATGATCTGGTACGCGATTATCCCAAATCGATTTCCAGCTTCGGTTTGCCAAAGGACATCAAGAAAGTCGATGCGGCCCTCAATGACCCAGAGACTGGAAAGACTCTGTTCTTCGTTGACAGCAATTACTACAG CTATGATGAGACTACAAAGGCGATGGACTCAGGATTCCCAAAGCAAGTTGATGAAACCTTCTCTGGAATGACCAGGAAGGTGACAGCAGCTTTACAGCACAGAG GTTACACCTACCTCTACAGTGGTCCCTACATGCACGAGTTCAGCTCGAGGACGGGACAGATGCTGCGTCTGCTGAGAAACAGCTACTTCCTGCCCTGCAACAACTACTAG